In one window of Penaeus monodon isolate SGIC_2016 chromosome 36, NSTDA_Pmon_1, whole genome shotgun sequence DNA:
- the LOC119595466 gene encoding lachesin-like isoform X1 — MKTFVFLYVLATGLAVRTPSISWITKEQVVDIGSSVQLECSVQYAQDYPVLWVKRGTQGVQDLPISNGPSLILRDSRYSLRHDEGSATYILQIKDIQESDGGEYMCQVLIGINNRITANVDLLVRRPPVISDNSTRSVVASENESVELSCYAGGMPIPDISWRRENNAILPTGGSIYRGNVLQIANIRKEDRGTYYCIAENQVGRGARRNINVEVEFAPVVKATRPRVYQALQYDMDLECHVEAYPPAAITWIHKQEAIVNNQHYRVSQFATADEYTDTTLRVLSIEKRQFGNYTCMATNKLGQFSARVELIEHVVPNIRYPGVLLYTAGGAGGGAASTLPSRTSSAGVAVVVLFGVLAIRLGV; from the exons GCCTGGCCGTGCGGACGCCGTCGATCAGCTGGATCACGAAGGAGCAGGTGGTGGACATCGGGTCGAGCGTGCAGCTGGAGTGCTCCGTGCAGTACGCCCAGGACTACCCCGTGCTGTGGGTCAAGCGGGGGACCCAGGGCGTGCAGGACCTGCCCATCTCGAACGGCCCCTCGCTCATCCTCAGGGACTCCAGGTACTCCCTCAGGCACGACGAAGGCTCCGCTACCTACATCCTGCAG ATCAAGGACATCCAGGAGAGCGACGGCGGGGAGTACATGTGCCAGGTGCTCATCGGCATCAACAACCGCATCACGGCCAACGTCGACCTGCTCGTCCGCCGCCCGCCCGTCATCTCAGACAACTCCACCAG GTCCGTGGTAGCGAGCGAAAACGAGAGCGTGGAATTGTCCTGCTACGCCGGCGGAATGCCCATCCCGGACATCTCCTGGAGGAGGGAAAATAATGCTATCCTGCCCACCGGGGGGTCGATCTacag AGGCAACGTGCTGCAGATCGCCAACATCCGCAAGGAGGACCGAGGCACCTACTACTGCATCGCCGAGAACCAGGTGGGCCGCGGCGCCCGGAGGAACATCAACGTCGAGGTTGAGTTCGCGCCCGTCGTCAAGGCCACGCGCCCCAGGGTCTACCAG GCTCTCCAATACGACATGGACCTGGAGTGCCACGTCGAGGCCTACCCCCCCGCGGCCATCACCTGGATCCACAAACAGGAGGCCATCGTCAACAACCAACATTACAG gGTGTCCCAGTTCGCCACGGCCGACGAGTACACAGACACGACCCTCCGCGTGTTGAGTATCGAGAAGAGGCAGTTCGGTAACTACACCTGCATGGCCACGAACAAGCTCGGTCAGTTCAGCGCCAGAGTAGAGCTCATCG agCACGTGGTCCCGAACATCAGGTACCCCGGCGTCTTGCTCTACACCGCCGGCGGCGCAGGAGGGGGTGCCGCTTCGACCCTGCCTTCGAGGACGAGCTCTGCAGGAGTCGCTGTCGTCGTCCTGTTCGGCGTCCTGGCCATCAGATTGGGGGTTTGA
- the LOC119595466 gene encoding lachesin-like isoform X2 gives MKTFVFLYVLATGLAVRTPSISWITKEQVVDIGSSVQLECSVQYAQDYPVLWVKRGTQGVQDLPISNGPSLILRDSRYSLRHDEGSATYILQIKDIQESDGGEYMCQVLIGINNRITANVDLLVRRPPVISDNSTRSVVASENESVELSCYAGGMPIPDISWRRENNAILPTGGSIYRGNVLQIANIRKEDRGTYYCIAENQVGRGARRNINVEVEFAPVVKATRPRVYQALQYDMDLECHVEAYPPAAITWIHKQEAIVNNQHYRVSQFATADEYTDTTLRVLSIEKRQFGNYTCMATNKLGQFSARVELIETTTPVCPPACGTLTYSAAHTPSPSALAILALFAAIFLRI, from the exons GCCTGGCCGTGCGGACGCCGTCGATCAGCTGGATCACGAAGGAGCAGGTGGTGGACATCGGGTCGAGCGTGCAGCTGGAGTGCTCCGTGCAGTACGCCCAGGACTACCCCGTGCTGTGGGTCAAGCGGGGGACCCAGGGCGTGCAGGACCTGCCCATCTCGAACGGCCCCTCGCTCATCCTCAGGGACTCCAGGTACTCCCTCAGGCACGACGAAGGCTCCGCTACCTACATCCTGCAG ATCAAGGACATCCAGGAGAGCGACGGCGGGGAGTACATGTGCCAGGTGCTCATCGGCATCAACAACCGCATCACGGCCAACGTCGACCTGCTCGTCCGCCGCCCGCCCGTCATCTCAGACAACTCCACCAG GTCCGTGGTAGCGAGCGAAAACGAGAGCGTGGAATTGTCCTGCTACGCCGGCGGAATGCCCATCCCGGACATCTCCTGGAGGAGGGAAAATAATGCTATCCTGCCCACCGGGGGGTCGATCTacag AGGCAACGTGCTGCAGATCGCCAACATCCGCAAGGAGGACCGAGGCACCTACTACTGCATCGCCGAGAACCAGGTGGGCCGCGGCGCCCGGAGGAACATCAACGTCGAGGTTGAGTTCGCGCCCGTCGTCAAGGCCACGCGCCCCAGGGTCTACCAG GCTCTCCAATACGACATGGACCTGGAGTGCCACGTCGAGGCCTACCCCCCCGCGGCCATCACCTGGATCCACAAACAGGAGGCCATCGTCAACAACCAACATTACAG gGTGTCCCAGTTCGCCACGGCCGACGAGTACACAGACACGACCCTCCGCGTGTTGAGTATCGAGAAGAGGCAGTTCGGTAACTACACCTGCATGGCCACGAACAAGCTCGGTCAGTTCAGCGCCAGAGTAGAGCTCATCG AGACCACCACGCCCGTGTGCCCGCCCGCGTGTGGCACCCTCACCTACTctgccgcccacacgccctcgcCTTCCGCCCTGGCCATCCTCGCTCTCTTTGCTGCTATCTTCCTGAGGATCTAA